Proteins encoded by one window of Gemmatimonas aurantiaca:
- a CDS encoding TraR/DksA C4-type zinc finger protein, giving the protein MAESKTTSTKDVKKSKPMPKKQLQYFEKRLLDERKRVLKELGHHGEAFGPNGESDSGDTSAYSFHMADQGTDAMEREKAFLFASKEGRFLWHIDQALRRLYKAPETFGKCHQCGEDIAFERLDALPNARYCIACKQREEDSKKS; this is encoded by the coding sequence ATGGCTGAATCGAAGACGACGTCGACGAAGGACGTGAAGAAGTCGAAGCCGATGCCGAAGAAGCAGCTCCAGTACTTCGAGAAGCGGCTGCTCGACGAACGGAAGCGCGTCCTGAAGGAACTCGGGCATCACGGTGAGGCGTTCGGACCCAACGGGGAATCGGACAGCGGCGATACCAGCGCCTATTCGTTCCACATGGCCGATCAGGGCACCGATGCCATGGAACGCGAAAAGGCTTTCCTGTTCGCATCGAAGGAAGGCCGGTTCCTGTGGCACATCGATCAGGCGTTGCGGCGGCTGTACAAGGCGCCGGAGACGTTCGGCAAGTGTCATCAGTGCGGCGAGGACATCGCGTTCGAACGACTCGATGCGCTGCCCAACGCGCGGTACTGCATCGCGTGCAAGCAGCGTGAGGAAGACTCCAAGAAGAGCTGA